ATGCGGATGAATCTGCTCGTAGCTGTTGACGTCGAAATAGCGCGGATTCGCGCATCCCACCGCGAGAACCTTCTCGTCGCCTTCGCCGTTGTCAATCATCTCCATCAGACCAATCGGGCGGACGGACTGAACGCATCCCGGAAAGCTGGGTGTATCCACCAGCACCAGAACGTCCAAAGGATCGCCGTCATCGCCCAGCGTCGAGGGAATAAATCCGTAGTCTCCCGGATAATGCACCGGCGAATACAGGTTCCGGTCCAATCGGAAAACGTGCAGTTGCTTGTCGTACTCAAACTTCGTCACGCCATCGAGCGGAATCTCGATCACTACGTTTACTTCATGCGGAGCCTTGGATCCTACGGGCAATTCCAGATAATTGGGCATTCTCTCTAGACCAGTGCTTTCTGTATTTAGTGCTCATCCATTCGATGCAAGTTTCGCCCCGCGAAAACTTGTTTTGAAGGGCAACTCCGCCATCTTACCTGTAACGCTGCTTTTTCGCGCAATTCTGGTTGGGACTTTAGACGTACACCGCATCACGAATCCGTACCACTCCTCGGATACAACCCCGCACCACTCTACAAATTCCCGCTTCGGGGGGAAAGACGTGTCACTCTATAATTTCCCTATGAAGGCCCACGTTTACGTCACGCTTAAGCGCACCGTGCTCGACGCACAGGGGCAGACCATCGCCAACTCGCTCCGCCGCCTGCACCATCCCGCCGTCACCGACGTGCGCCAGGGCAAATACTTCGTCCTCACTCTGGAAGATTCGCTCGCCCACGACGCCGCAAAATCTGAAGT
This genomic stretch from Terriglobus saanensis SP1PR4 harbors:
- a CDS encoding inorganic diphosphatase yields the protein MPNYLELPVGSKAPHEVNVVIEIPLDGVTKFEYDKQLHVFRLDRNLYSPVHYPGDYGFIPSTLGDDGDPLDVLVLVDTPSFPGCVQSVRPIGLMEMIDNGEGDEKVLAVGCANPRYFDVNSYEQIHPHKLKEIIHFFSTYKDLEGKKVEIKGWRDTAYAHEVIKKSMAAFKNGTKI
- the purS gene encoding phosphoribosylformylglycinamidine synthase subunit PurS encodes the protein MSLYNFPMKAHVYVTLKRTVLDAQGQTIANSLRRLHHPAVTDVRQGKYFVLTLEDSLAHDAAKSEVERIASEVLTNPVIEEFTYTLEN